From one Lotus japonicus ecotype B-129 chromosome 3, LjGifu_v1.2 genomic stretch:
- the LOC130744062 gene encoding uncharacterized protein LOC130744062 gives MEIEREPLSDQPPGGAVAGKPPEPPGPQARKPTFKEKVLGSEKAQEAGGFVNLVESGVMKKVYVEKNKSFPMFSIDPAAKAEICRPWEDCLVVKLLGKSIGYRALCEKLKILWKMTGGYEVRDVHHGYFLIKFDKKEDKERAISGAPWLIYDNYLAVKPWTPDFVAANSKISTTVVWIRIPGLGFQYYGKNILMTLASAVGTPIKVDMNTTDMQRGKYARICVEIDLIKPVLGVIGLEGTWYNVEYEGLHLLCHKCGCYGHLARNCTAPPLPKQPQGQATNGSASTAAMAEQVSALSHETLASSNLAAGVAPATASATLAPVTDAIMGAISGHSIPDIKCPDLAHGDWLIVDKRRNKSKTNLNSKAIKDLAVKKEMTSKKEEKKGSNGGNKFSILATVPQKQQISSNSSMQFKALPSKTHPGASASVTNGKKRLRKDSATNNVPPPHAGSTSTILQAASNGARSVDMGGVPIHVATDGAYSTMALVSLGGARYQMPLDDNNQICSMSNVKDYARDIPFDPVLEAPWPLSHARLNASPLPLLQCVYG, from the coding sequence atgGAGATTGAGAGAGAGCCTCTGAGTGACCAGCCGCCTGGCGGCGCTGTAGCGGGTAAGCCACCGGAACCACCGGGTCCTCAAGCCCGGAAACCCACGTTCAAGGAGAAGGTCCTGGGCTCTGAAAAGGCTCAGGAAGCAGGAGGGTTTGTGAACCTTGTTGAGAGTGGTGTCATGAAAAAGGTGTACGTGGAGAAGAACAAATCCTTCCCTATGTTCTCAATTGATCCGGCAGCGAAGGCAGAAATCTGTAGACCGTGGGAGGATTGCCTAGTGGTTAAACTACTGGGAAAAAGTATTGGTTATAGAGCGCTGTGTGAGAAACTTAAGATACTGTGGAAGATGACAGGGGGTTACGAGGTTCGTGATGTTCATCACGGGTACTTCCTCATCAAGTTTGATAAGAAGGAAGACAAGGAGAGAGCAATTTCAGGAGCACCATGGCTTATCTACGACAATTATCTTGCAGTGAAGCCTTGGACCCCGGATTTTGTAGCAGCGAACTCGAAGATTAGCACAACTGTGGTGTGGATTCGCATCCCAGGGCTAGGGTTCCAATACTATGGGAAGAACATCCTCATGACGTTGGCATCGGCGGTTGGTACTCCGATCAAGGTCGACATGAACACCACCGACATGCAGCGTGGCAAATATGCACGTATCTGTGTTGAGATTGATCTCATCAAACCTGTCCTCGGTGTTATAGGGCTGGAGGGAACGTGGTACAATGTCGAGTATGAGGGTTTACATCTTCTCTGCCACAAATGTGGATGCTATGGCCATTTAGCACGTAATTGCACTGCTCCACCCCTTCCGAAGCAACCCCAGGGGCAGGCCACCAATGGTAGTGCTAGCACAGCGGCAATGGCGGAACAGGTTAGTGCTCTATCGCATGAAACCCTAGCATCGTCGAACCTGGCGGCGGGAGTAGCACCAGCGACTGCTTCAGCAACCCTAGCTCCTGTAACCGACGCAATCATGGGCGCCATCAGTGGGCATTCAATTCCGGATATTAAGTGCCCAGATTTAGCACATGGGGATTGGTTAATTGTGGACAAAAGAAGGAATAAATCGAAAACAAATCTGAATTCCAAGGCAATTAAAGATTTAGCAGTTAAAAAGGAAATGACCAGTAAGAAGGAGGAAAAGAAGGGCTCGAATGGGGGAAACAAATTCTCTATTTTAGCAACGGTTCCACAAAAGCAGCAAATTTCCTCAAATAGCTCTATGCAGTTTAAAGCTTTGCCTAGTAAAACACATCCTGGAGCTAGTGCATCAGTTACTAATGGTAAGAAAAGATTACGTAAAGATTCTGCCACAAATAATGTTCCACCTCCTCATGCAGGGTCCACGTCAACCATTCTCCAAGCGGCAAGCAATGGAGCTCGTTCGGTGGATATGGGTGGTGTCCCTATTCACGTCGCTACGGATGGTGCGTACTCCACGATGGCACTTGTTTCCCTAGGGGGAGCAAGATATCAAATGCCTCTGGATGACAACAATCAGATTTGTTCAATGTCAAACGTCAAGGATTATGCTCGTGACATTCCCTTTGATCCAGTGCTGGAGGCTCCATGGCCATTGAGCCACGCAAGGCTTAATGCCAGTCCTCTACCCCTGCTGCAGTGTGTTTATGGATAG